One genomic window of Bradyrhizobium sp. B124 includes the following:
- a CDS encoding DUF1156 domain-containing protein → MTVSVPIKRPKKLIEVALPLDAINEAAAREKSIRFGIRELHLWWARRPLAAARTVIFTQMVNDPSWKWELEHPGDVPPTNIKASWVASRNRLFGIIKDLVKWENTNNEVVLEKARAEIRKSWRETCELNKDHPQADKLFDPEKLPPFHDPFAGGGALPLEAQRLGLEVYASDLNPVAVLINKAMIEIPPMFSGRPPVSPEARNSRDAWSRQWKGSQGLADDVRYYGNWMRDEAHKRVGHLYPQVEITASMAEKRPDLKQYVGQRLTVVAWLWARTVKSPNPAFADVDVPLVSSFILSPMAGKETYVEPVIEGRGYQFRVKVGKPEDEAAARSGTKLARGSNFRCLMSGSPISGDYIKAKGKAHSMGARLMAIVAEGARERIYLTPTPEHEAAAWEAKATWRPEGNIATRMTGGNCTPYGLTSWGDVFTDRQLVALATFSDLVAEAREQVRRDALAANLPDDNRPLREGGSGAAAYGDAVAVYLGFLVSKLADKGSSLCTWDAGPASNRTESGRSARVATVRVTFGRQALPMTWDYAEVNFFSESVGGLETVLKTLSLPLANLSPSERIGRAQQQDAQSQELSSGAVVSTDPPYYDNIAYADLSDFFYVWLRRSLRPVFPDLFATLATPKAEELVATPYRHGGREEAERFFLDGMTQAMHRLAEQANLAFPVTIYYAFKQSETRGAEGTASTGWEVFLDAVIRAGFGISGTWPMRTEMSSRMIGSGTNALASSIILVCRPRPATAETISRRAFLRELNQVLPEALDGMTRGSGDDRSPVAPVDLSQSIIGPGMAVFSKYAAVLEADGTPMAVRTALQLINRFLAEDDFDHDTQFCLHWFEQYGWKDGRFGEADTLARAKGTSVDGVRQSGVLFAAGGVVRLFKWSEYTADWKPAEDDRLPVWEALHQLIRVFKTEGEGGAGKVLASVAAKAEPCRQLAYRLYTLCERAGWAEDARAYNEIVTSWSAIEAAAAAAPIAQQAELFG, encoded by the coding sequence ATGACCGTTTCAGTTCCCATAAAGAGACCTAAGAAGCTGATCGAGGTCGCGCTGCCGTTGGATGCAATCAACGAAGCAGCCGCGAGGGAGAAGTCGATCCGCTTCGGCATCAGAGAGCTGCACCTCTGGTGGGCTAGGCGGCCGCTTGCCGCCGCCCGAACCGTCATCTTCACGCAGATGGTGAACGACCCTTCGTGGAAATGGGAGCTGGAACATCCGGGCGACGTCCCGCCAACTAATATTAAGGCAAGCTGGGTCGCCAGCCGCAACCGGCTCTTCGGCATTATCAAGGACTTGGTGAAGTGGGAGAACACCAACAACGAGGTCGTGCTTGAGAAGGCCCGCGCAGAAATCCGGAAATCCTGGCGCGAAACCTGCGAGCTCAATAAGGACCACCCACAGGCCGACAAACTGTTCGACCCCGAGAAGTTGCCTCCTTTCCACGACCCCTTTGCCGGCGGCGGCGCCTTGCCGCTGGAAGCACAGCGACTGGGGCTTGAGGTCTATGCGTCCGATCTCAACCCGGTCGCCGTTCTGATCAACAAGGCGATGATCGAGATACCTCCGATGTTTTCGGGGCGCCCTCCGGTGAGCCCGGAGGCCCGAAACAGCCGTGACGCATGGAGCAGGCAGTGGAAAGGGTCTCAGGGCCTAGCGGACGACGTGCGCTACTATGGCAACTGGATGCGCGATGAAGCGCACAAGCGTGTTGGCCACCTCTATCCGCAGGTGGAGATCACTGCAAGCATGGCGGAGAAGCGACCCGACTTGAAACAGTACGTCGGCCAGAGGCTAACCGTCGTCGCATGGCTCTGGGCGAGAACAGTGAAGAGCCCTAACCCGGCCTTTGCGGATGTTGATGTGCCGCTGGTCTCAAGTTTCATTCTCTCGCCGATGGCGGGCAAGGAGACCTATGTCGAGCCGGTGATCGAGGGGCGTGGCTATCAGTTCCGGGTGAAGGTGGGCAAGCCTGAGGATGAGGCCGCTGCGAGAAGCGGGACGAAACTAGCGCGCGGGTCGAATTTCCGCTGCCTCATGTCCGGATCGCCAATTAGCGGCGACTACATCAAGGCGAAAGGCAAAGCGCACAGCATGGGCGCACGACTCATGGCGATCGTCGCAGAAGGTGCGCGCGAGCGCATCTACCTTACGCCCACACCAGAACATGAAGCCGCCGCATGGGAAGCAAAGGCGACTTGGCGACCTGAAGGAAACATTGCTACACGGATGACCGGTGGAAACTGTACACCGTATGGTCTCACATCTTGGGGTGACGTCTTTACCGACCGTCAGCTCGTTGCGCTGGCAACATTCTCAGACCTCGTCGCGGAGGCGCGAGAGCAGGTTCGCCGGGATGCACTCGCTGCCAACTTACCGGATGACAACAGGCCGCTGCGCGAAGGTGGAAGTGGGGCTGCCGCGTATGGAGACGCAGTCGCTGTCTACCTGGGTTTCTTAGTCAGCAAGCTTGCCGACAAGGGCTCGTCGCTTTGCACGTGGGATGCAGGGCCCGCGTCGAACCGCACTGAGTCGGGCCGATCCGCCCGCGTGGCGACAGTTCGGGTGACGTTTGGACGGCAAGCGCTGCCCATGACATGGGACTACGCAGAAGTGAACTTCTTCAGCGAATCAGTCGGTGGACTGGAGACCGTGCTGAAGACGCTCAGCTTGCCATTGGCAAACCTGTCGCCGAGCGAACGCATCGGTAGGGCGCAGCAGCAGGATGCGCAGTCTCAAGAACTATCATCAGGCGCGGTTGTTTCCACTGATCCGCCGTACTACGACAACATCGCCTACGCAGATCTATCCGACTTTTTCTACGTTTGGCTGCGGCGTTCGCTGCGGCCTGTCTTCCCCGATCTCTTCGCCACACTCGCAACACCGAAAGCTGAGGAACTCGTCGCCACGCCGTATCGGCATGGCGGGAGGGAGGAGGCGGAGCGTTTCTTCCTAGATGGCATGACCCAGGCGATGCACCGTCTCGCTGAGCAGGCGAACCTCGCCTTTCCGGTGACCATTTATTATGCCTTTAAGCAGTCGGAGACCCGGGGTGCGGAGGGCACGGCAAGCACAGGCTGGGAGGTCTTTCTTGACGCCGTTATCCGAGCAGGGTTCGGGATCAGCGGCACCTGGCCGATGCGGACCGAAATGAGCAGCCGCATGATTGGCTCTGGTACGAATGCACTTGCCTCAAGCATCATTCTTGTTTGCCGTCCGCGCCCGGCGACGGCGGAGACCATTTCCCGGCGCGCGTTCCTGCGGGAGTTGAACCAGGTTCTACCCGAAGCTCTCGACGGGATGACGCGCGGATCAGGAGATGACCGTTCGCCAGTGGCCCCTGTTGACCTTTCGCAGTCCATCATCGGCCCGGGCATGGCGGTGTTCTCGAAGTATGCCGCTGTACTTGAAGCGGACGGCACGCCGATGGCCGTGAGGACGGCGCTGCAACTCATTAACCGCTTTCTGGCCGAAGACGACTTCGACCACGACACCCAGTTCTGCCTGCACTGGTTCGAACAATACGGGTGGAAAGATGGCCGGTTCGGCGAGGCTGATACGCTCGCCCGAGCCAAGGGCACCAGTGTTGACGGCGTGAGACAGTCGGGCGTGCTCTTTGCCGCCGGCGGGGTTGTCCGTCTGTTTAAGTGGAGCGAATACACGGCGGATTGGAAACCGGCTGAGGACGACCGCCTTCCGGTGTGGGAAGCGTTGCACCAGCTGATCCGCGTCTTCAAAACGGAAGGCGAGGGCGGCGCCGGAAAAGTGCTTGCGTCCGTCGCGGCGAAGGCTGAACCGTGCCGGCAACTCGCCTATCGGCTCTATACGCTTTGCGAGCGAGCGGGTTGGGCTGAGGACGCCCGCGCCTATAATGAAATCGTGACAAGCTGGAGCGCGATCGAGGCTGCCGCGGCGGCCGCCCCGATAGCGCAGCAGGCTGAGCTGTTCGGCTGA
- a CDS encoding ATP-binding protein encodes MAVPHQDVLEGTFQQSEFAADITAVSTGRASREYQDAVAFFDRTFITEGMALLLTQVAQRLAGKGGEPVVQLQTAFGGGKTHTMLAVYHLATRKCTLSELAGVSALVDKAGLMAVPQARVAVLDGTAYAPGQPWKRGGETIKTIWGELAWQLGGTEAFALVAQADATGTSPGKDVLRALLEKYAPCVVLIDELVAYVRQFPESQAISGGSYDSNLSFVQALTEAVKLVPRAIVLASLPESDLEAGSQRGVAALRALEKTFGRLQALWKPVATEEAFEIVRRRLFEPVRDEKTRETVCRAFADIYIAEGVKLPAETQERRYYDRLLRAYPIHPEVFDRLYEDWTTIDGFQRTRGVLKLMAKVIYRLWKDDNKDLLIMPGSLPLHDGNSRNELTYYLPAGWDAVIERDIDGERAETTALESREPRFGQVGAARRIARTVFLGSAPSSVVSKAAVRGIDRAHIILGCLQPGQTSSVFADALNRLADRLHYLNASGDKSQDATRFWFDTRANLRREMEDRKRRFDDKTEVRGRIAEAVKKAVGGVLFFDGVHIFTPHGDIPDDTALRLVILPPEAWYTKDETRPAFEAVLDTIAKNGAKPRYRGNRLIFVAADHGALARLNDVARAVLAWMSIVDDVKEGRLNIDLLQKNQAEKELKSAEDVLPRAVRECYKWLLCPMQDAPTDPKPGVEAFALNTTGASAGSEIERICTDNELVIITWSPIHLRTKLKELYWKGGQTAANLSTFFEDTLRYLYMPRLKSREVLAKAIQAGAASKDFFGSAYGQADGKFEGFALGSGSIVFDDTLLLIEPEAARAYEDSNRPKAQPASAGQAVGPGSAPTYPSPGDTPAGGVVELGAKPLTPGAAKARSFFGAAEVAPATAKMRLVQIADEIVSVLASDPNANIRLIVEISAEFPAGASDGVRRAVSENARSLGLKTADWE; translated from the coding sequence GTGGCTGTTCCCCATCAGGACGTGCTTGAGGGGACATTTCAGCAATCGGAATTTGCCGCCGACATCACGGCGGTTAGCACTGGCAGGGCAAGCCGCGAATATCAGGATGCTGTCGCCTTCTTCGACCGTACCTTCATTACCGAAGGCATGGCGCTTCTATTAACGCAGGTGGCGCAGCGCCTCGCTGGCAAAGGAGGTGAGCCGGTCGTCCAGCTTCAGACCGCGTTCGGCGGCGGTAAGACGCACACCATGCTTGCCGTGTATCATCTAGCCACCCGAAAATGCACCTTGTCCGAGCTTGCTGGCGTTTCAGCGCTCGTCGATAAGGCTGGCTTGATGGCTGTGCCGCAGGCGCGTGTCGCCGTGCTCGACGGCACGGCCTACGCGCCGGGGCAGCCTTGGAAGCGCGGCGGCGAGACCATTAAGACGATCTGGGGCGAACTTGCTTGGCAGCTTGGCGGCACTGAAGCCTTTGCGCTGGTCGCCCAGGCCGATGCCACCGGTACATCGCCCGGCAAGGATGTGCTGCGTGCCCTCCTGGAGAAATATGCGCCTTGCGTCGTGCTCATTGACGAGTTGGTCGCCTATGTCCGGCAATTCCCCGAATCGCAGGCTATTAGCGGCGGCAGCTACGACAGCAATCTTTCTTTCGTGCAGGCACTTACCGAAGCGGTGAAGCTGGTGCCGCGCGCCATCGTACTCGCATCGTTGCCCGAGTCCGATCTTGAAGCCGGCAGCCAGCGCGGCGTTGCCGCGCTGCGGGCCCTGGAAAAGACTTTCGGCCGCCTGCAGGCGCTTTGGAAGCCAGTCGCAACCGAGGAAGCCTTCGAAATCGTGCGCCGCCGCCTGTTCGAGCCAGTGCGCGATGAAAAGACTCGGGAAACCGTCTGCCGCGCCTTCGCCGACATTTATATTGCCGAAGGCGTGAAGCTCCCCGCCGAAACCCAGGAACGCCGTTACTATGACCGGTTGTTGCGGGCTTATCCGATCCACCCGGAGGTGTTCGACAGGCTGTATGAGGACTGGACAACTATTGACGGATTCCAGCGCACGCGCGGCGTCCTCAAACTTATGGCGAAGGTCATCTATCGCCTGTGGAAGGACGACAACAAAGACCTGCTCATTATGCCCGGCAGCCTGCCGCTTCATGACGGCAACAGCCGCAACGAACTCACTTACTACCTGCCCGCCGGCTGGGACGCGGTGATCGAGCGCGACATTGACGGCGAGCGCGCCGAAACCACCGCACTTGAAAGCCGCGAGCCAAGATTTGGCCAGGTCGGCGCGGCGCGGCGCATCGCGCGCACCGTCTTTCTTGGCAGCGCGCCATCGTCAGTTGTGTCCAAGGCCGCCGTGCGCGGGATCGACCGGGCGCACATTATTCTTGGCTGTTTGCAACCAGGGCAGACTTCATCCGTCTTTGCCGACGCGCTCAACCGCCTTGCCGATCGGCTCCATTACCTCAACGCTTCCGGCGACAAGAGTCAGGACGCAACACGCTTCTGGTTCGACACTCGCGCCAATCTTCGCCGCGAAATGGAGGATCGCAAACGGCGGTTCGACGACAAGACCGAAGTGCGCGGCAGGATCGCCGAGGCCGTGAAGAAGGCGGTCGGCGGCGTATTGTTCTTTGACGGCGTGCATATCTTCACACCCCATGGGGACATACCGGACGATACCGCCTTGCGGCTGGTTATTCTGCCACCCGAGGCTTGGTACACGAAGGACGAAACCCGACCTGCTTTCGAGGCTGTTCTCGACACCATAGCCAAGAATGGAGCGAAACCGCGCTATCGCGGCAATCGCTTGATCTTCGTTGCCGCCGACCACGGCGCGCTGGCGCGCCTAAACGACGTGGCCCGGGCTGTGCTGGCCTGGATGTCGATTGTCGACGACGTCAAGGAAGGCCGGCTCAATATCGACCTCTTGCAAAAGAATCAGGCCGAGAAAGAGCTCAAGAGCGCCGAAGACGTTCTGCCCCGCGCCGTTCGCGAATGTTACAAGTGGCTGCTTTGTCCGATGCAAGATGCGCCGACCGACCCCAAGCCCGGCGTCGAGGCGTTCGCCCTGAACACGACCGGCGCTTCGGCCGGTTCGGAGATCGAGCGGATTTGCACGGACAACGAGTTGGTTATTATCACCTGGTCGCCCATCCACCTGCGCACGAAGCTCAAAGAGCTTTATTGGAAGGGTGGTCAGACTGCCGCGAACTTGTCCACTTTCTTTGAAGATACGCTGCGCTATCTCTACATGCCGCGCCTGAAATCGCGCGAGGTGCTTGCGAAGGCCATTCAAGCTGGCGCTGCTAGCAAAGATTTCTTTGGCTCCGCCTACGGTCAAGCCGACGGCAAGTTCGAAGGCTTCGCTCTTGGCAGCGGCAGCATCGTGTTCGATGATACGCTGCTTCTGATCGAGCCGGAGGCGGCACGGGCCTACGAGGATTCCAATCGCCCGAAGGCGCAACCCGCCAGCGCCGGCCAGGCCGTAGGGCCGGGCTCCGCACCGACTTATCCCAGCCCCGGCGATACACCTGCGGGAGGGGTGGTCGAGTTAGGCGCAAAGCCGCTAACGCCGGGCGCCGCAAAGGCCAGGTCGTTCTTTGGAGCAGCGGAGGTTGCGCCTGCAACTGCAAAGATGCGACTGGTGCAGATTGCGGACGAGATCGTTTCCGTTCTCGCCTCCGATCCAAATGCGAACATCCGTCTCATTGTGGAAATTTCGGCAGAGTTTCCCGCTGGAGCTAGTGACGGTGTGAGGCGAGCAGTTTCTGAAAACGCGCGCAGCCTTGGCTTGAAGACGGCAGATTGGGAATGA
- a CDS encoding tyrosine-type recombinase/integrase, which produces MAGKLKPLDVERETKCGKYSDGGGLYLIITGPAAKSWSYRYWKDGKERWHGLGSFKDVSLKNARLARDAARLRVKGDRSTAGVDIVQERREARQEAKAMEAQTAAPTFEECAEAYIRMQWSSWSAKHRDQWPSSLKRYAYPTIGKLIVTEIKPSHVHELLEPIWVAKRETANRVRGRIETIIAKNANIDDPDFRNPAELTKQLREKLPKRPKRVIRHHPALPYAEALQFMSGLRAAEGRAAVALRFLILTVCRTNEIVGAKWTEIDRAFPTGPVWRIPGERMKMDQDHCVPLSQAALNVLDELSEGQQSELIFANPAGHEFSENAMLAVLDRLGYRHVTVHGFRATFATWAEECTDYPDGVREAALAHKYKTETTAAYQRGQKLEKRRALMSDWANLITGGNIVPLHAAGSSQTARQRCTVPVP; this is translated from the coding sequence ATGGCTGGAAAGCTCAAGCCACTTGATGTCGAACGCGAAACCAAGTGCGGAAAATATAGCGACGGCGGCGGGCTCTACCTGATCATCACCGGGCCTGCGGCAAAGAGCTGGTCTTATCGTTATTGGAAGGACGGAAAGGAGCGCTGGCACGGCTTGGGTTCCTTCAAAGACGTGTCGCTCAAGAACGCACGCCTTGCACGCGACGCGGCCCGCTTGCGGGTGAAGGGCGATCGCAGCACGGCCGGCGTAGACATCGTCCAGGAACGTCGTGAAGCCCGCCAAGAGGCGAAGGCGATGGAGGCGCAGACCGCGGCGCCAACGTTTGAGGAATGCGCGGAAGCCTACATCCGGATGCAATGGTCGTCTTGGAGTGCGAAACACCGTGACCAATGGCCCTCCTCGCTTAAGCGATACGCTTATCCCACGATCGGGAAGCTGATCGTCACGGAGATCAAGCCGAGCCACGTTCACGAATTGCTCGAGCCCATCTGGGTGGCCAAGCGTGAGACCGCCAATCGGGTTCGCGGCCGCATCGAAACAATCATCGCCAAGAACGCAAACATAGACGATCCCGATTTCCGGAATCCGGCCGAGCTTACTAAGCAGCTCCGAGAAAAGCTCCCGAAGCGGCCCAAGCGCGTCATTCGTCACCATCCCGCCCTACCCTATGCCGAGGCACTGCAGTTTATGAGCGGGCTCCGCGCGGCCGAGGGACGAGCCGCGGTCGCGCTGCGCTTCCTGATCCTCACTGTTTGCCGCACGAACGAGATCGTGGGCGCCAAGTGGACCGAGATCGATCGGGCCTTTCCAACCGGTCCTGTATGGCGGATTCCCGGTGAGCGCATGAAAATGGACCAGGACCATTGCGTGCCGCTCTCTCAGGCGGCGCTCAACGTGCTCGACGAGCTTAGCGAAGGCCAACAGAGCGAGTTGATCTTTGCCAATCCGGCGGGCCACGAGTTTTCCGAGAACGCCATGCTGGCGGTGCTGGATCGTCTAGGGTATCGGCACGTCACCGTACACGGCTTCCGGGCAACGTTCGCGACCTGGGCGGAGGAGTGCACCGACTATCCGGACGGTGTCCGAGAAGCCGCATTGGCGCACAAATACAAGACCGAGACGACGGCAGCCTACCAGCGCGGTCAAAAGCTAGAAAAGCGTCGCGCCTTGATGAGCGATTGGGCCAACTTGATCACCGGCGGGAACATAGTCCCTCTTCATGCGGCAGGTTCCTCGCAGACAGCGCGCCAACGGTGCACCGTTCCCGTTCCTTAG
- a CDS encoding low molecular weight phosphatase family protein encodes MKRVLFLCTGNYYRSRYAEELFNHLARGENLPWRASSRGAAERGSPDNVGAMSVFADDRLRANGIVPEGAARYPQPCSLADFDGVDVVIALKEAEHRPLIERRFPEVAGRVTYWHVHDIDVAYPADALPMIDELVRELVSSLR; translated from the coding sequence ATGAAGCGCGTCCTCTTCCTTTGCACCGGCAATTACTACCGCAGTCGATACGCCGAGGAGCTGTTCAATCATCTTGCGCGCGGCGAAAACCTGCCGTGGCGCGCCTCCTCGCGAGGCGCCGCCGAACGGGGCTCGCCCGACAATGTCGGCGCCATGTCGGTGTTTGCCGACGACCGGCTTCGCGCCAACGGCATCGTTCCAGAGGGCGCTGCGCGCTATCCGCAGCCATGTTCATTGGCTGACTTCGACGGCGTGGACGTGGTGATCGCGCTCAAGGAGGCCGAGCATCGTCCGCTGATCGAGCGGAGGTTCCCCGAGGTCGCCGGCAGGGTGACCTACTGGCATGTGCACGATATCGATGTTGCCTATCCCGCGGATGCGTTGCCGATGATCGACGAGCTCGTCCGCGAGCTGGTTTCATCGCTCAGGTAA
- a CDS encoding NUDIX domain-containing protein yields MSGRLREGTSALLVTTDGRLLMQLRDDLPHVSDPGKVSLFGGRKEGSETFLECVVREIHEEIGYYLPPERFELIGRYLGPDHSTPGGTLRGEVFLAWDVPIDRLKVTEGRLEIVAVDDLECISGRLARPAEYALAIFLKREPVT; encoded by the coding sequence ATGTCCGGCCGGTTACGAGAAGGAACGTCCGCCCTGCTGGTCACCACGGATGGCCGGTTGCTGATGCAATTGCGCGACGACCTGCCTCACGTCTCCGACCCCGGCAAGGTCAGCCTGTTCGGCGGGCGGAAGGAAGGCAGCGAGACGTTCCTGGAATGCGTGGTGCGCGAAATCCACGAGGAGATTGGCTATTACCTGCCGCCCGAGCGCTTTGAGCTGATCGGTCGTTATCTCGGGCCGGATCATTCGACGCCAGGCGGCACCCTTCGCGGCGAGGTGTTCCTCGCGTGGGACGTGCCGATCGACCGGTTGAAGGTCACTGAAGGCCGCCTCGAGATCGTCGCCGTCGATGATCTCGAATGCATCAGCGGCAGGCTCGCACGCCCGGCGGAATATGCGCTCGCGATCTTCCTGAAGCGCGAACCGGTTACCTGA
- a CDS encoding septal ring lytic transglycosylase RlpA family protein: MIRTARGAVAVASCLVLANCASSNQLTSRIDPKYGVSSSPRVVALGDPVPKGGGTYRIGKPYVVAGRTYVPEENENYRAEGMASWYGDDFHGRLTANGEVFDMGSLTAAHPTLPMPSYARVTNLSNGKSLVVRVNDRGPYHGNRLIDVSNKAAELLDFKGNGVARVRVEYVGRAPLEGSDDRQLMATLRTGTPAPSPSMVRVASARPFVPEMSSSSGRVRGDVPLPEGRPYSLGNTQSDYASVSATSEMSASSRSHRRVPNNPREVSYEGDARYAAAPSPAAAYVPIDARGPAEVLSGRGLY, from the coding sequence ATGATCCGGACGGCACGCGGCGCCGTTGCGGTGGCCTCGTGCCTCGTCCTCGCCAATTGCGCCTCCTCGAACCAGCTCACCAGCCGGATCGATCCCAAGTACGGCGTGTCCTCGAGCCCGCGGGTCGTGGCGCTCGGTGACCCCGTGCCGAAGGGCGGCGGCACCTACCGGATCGGCAAGCCCTATGTCGTCGCCGGCCGCACCTATGTGCCGGAAGAGAACGAGAACTATCGCGCCGAGGGCATGGCGTCCTGGTACGGCGATGATTTCCACGGCCGCCTGACCGCCAATGGCGAGGTGTTCGACATGGGCTCGCTCACGGCCGCCCATCCGACCCTGCCGATGCCGAGCTACGCGCGCGTCACCAATCTGAGCAACGGCAAATCGCTCGTCGTTCGCGTCAACGACCGCGGCCCGTACCACGGCAACCGCCTCATAGACGTCTCGAACAAGGCCGCCGAACTGCTTGATTTTAAAGGCAATGGCGTCGCGCGCGTCCGCGTCGAATACGTCGGGCGAGCGCCGCTCGAAGGCTCCGACGACCGCCAGCTGATGGCAACCCTGCGCACTGGAACTCCGGCGCCGTCGCCGTCGATGGTCCGGGTCGCCTCCGCGCGGCCGTTCGTGCCGGAAATGTCGTCTTCGTCGGGCCGGGTCCGCGGCGATGTCCCGCTGCCTGAAGGGCGGCCCTACAGCCTCGGCAACACCCAGTCCGACTATGCCTCGGTCAGCGCCACCTCGGAAATGTCGGCCTCGAGCCGGTCACACCGCCGCGTGCCGAACAATCCGCGCGAGGTCTCCTACGAGGGTGACGCGCGCTACGCCGCGGCCCCGAGCCCGGCGGCGGCCTATGTGCCGATCGACGCGCGTGGACCGGCCGAGGTGCTGAGCGGGCGCGGGCTCTACTGA
- a CDS encoding alpha/beta hydrolase: MSSSRTISANGIDMFVREAGQGPLVVLCHGWPELSYSWRHQIAALAAAGFRVAAPDMRGFGRTTAPADVGAYTIFDTVGDMVALVAALGERKAMIVGHDWGAPVAWHAALFRPDIFTKVAGLSVPPPFRGRGRPLETLREGGITNFYWQYFQPPGVAEAEFERDIAHTMRLVLGRGVSDPSSMFVDEAKGFLGKLPTGMPLPAWLTEADIAQFAEGYRQSGFRGGLNWYRNLDRNWELTAPWQDAQIHQPSLFIAGSNDSVITGLIGAKRVADMERVLPNLRQKLIIEGAGHWIQQERPDEVNAALIAFLK, from the coding sequence ATGTCATCCTCCCGCACCATTTCCGCCAACGGCATCGATATGTTCGTGCGTGAGGCCGGGCAAGGCCCACTGGTCGTGCTCTGCCATGGCTGGCCGGAGCTGTCTTACTCATGGCGGCACCAGATCGCAGCCCTCGCCGCGGCAGGCTTCCGGGTCGCAGCCCCTGACATGCGCGGCTTCGGCCGGACCACCGCGCCGGCCGATGTCGGCGCCTACACGATATTCGATACTGTGGGCGACATGGTCGCGCTGGTGGCCGCGCTCGGCGAGCGGAAGGCGATGATCGTCGGTCACGATTGGGGCGCGCCGGTCGCCTGGCACGCGGCCCTGTTCCGTCCTGATATCTTCACCAAGGTCGCCGGCCTCAGCGTGCCGCCGCCGTTCCGTGGCCGCGGCCGTCCGCTGGAGACCTTGCGCGAGGGCGGTATCACCAATTTCTATTGGCAGTACTTCCAGCCGCCCGGCGTGGCGGAGGCCGAGTTCGAGCGCGACATCGCCCACACCATGCGGCTGGTGCTCGGGCGCGGCGTCTCCGATCCGAGCTCGATGTTCGTCGACGAAGCCAAGGGCTTCCTCGGCAAGCTGCCGACCGGAATGCCGCTGCCGGCCTGGCTGACCGAGGCCGACATCGCCCAATTCGCCGAGGGCTACCGGCAGTCCGGCTTCCGCGGCGGCCTGAACTGGTACCGCAATCTCGACCGCAATTGGGAGCTGACCGCGCCCTGGCAGGATGCGCAGATCCACCAGCCGTCGCTGTTCATCGCCGGCTCGAACGATTCGGTGATTACCGGGCTGATCGGTGCCAAGCGGGTTGCGGACATGGAGCGCGTGCTGCCGAACCTGCGGCAGAAGCTGATCATCGAGGGCGCCGGCCACTGGATCCAGCAGGAGCGCCCCGACGAGGTCAACGCGGCGCTGATCGCATTTCTGAAATGA